Proteins encoded within one genomic window of Gloeobacter kilaueensis JS1:
- a CDS encoding acetoacetate decarboxylase family protein: MDQLFSGLRSLSLPEIAVPGTGIPFDASLDIAPDDPELVAPPWQLGGQAVLELAQFPVEAVQPFVPAGLDILQTWPGYTLGTTAFIAYDRSPVGSYDELVIAPALVRSRDVLSQWVAVIEVDSDTSRRNGRYQWGLPKQLRSFDYRWQPGRADFTIAPAAGEVPLLQASCLEAIPLRELDLPDWLAPVRTALQDLSVPLQLTNLTQLTYKNAGFVRTAARFEGSATAVRFDQLTTEAAPDSPYHLLKLRRPLVGLRFERFSLELGTPSPVL, from the coding sequence ATGGATCAGTTGTTTTCGGGGCTGCGCAGCCTTTCGTTGCCGGAGATTGCCGTACCGGGAACTGGCATCCCCTTCGATGCCAGCCTGGATATTGCCCCCGACGATCCGGAGCTGGTGGCACCGCCCTGGCAGCTGGGCGGACAGGCAGTCCTTGAGCTGGCCCAGTTCCCAGTTGAGGCGGTACAGCCTTTTGTGCCCGCCGGGCTCGATATCCTGCAGACCTGGCCCGGCTACACCCTGGGAACAACCGCCTTTATCGCCTACGACCGCTCGCCCGTCGGCAGCTACGACGAGCTGGTCATTGCCCCGGCCCTGGTGCGCAGCCGCGACGTGCTCAGCCAGTGGGTGGCGGTTATCGAAGTCGATTCGGATACCTCGCGCCGCAATGGCCGCTACCAGTGGGGGCTTCCCAAGCAGTTGCGCAGCTTTGATTACCGCTGGCAGCCGGGAAGAGCCGATTTTACAATTGCGCCCGCCGCAGGCGAGGTGCCGCTACTGCAGGCCAGTTGCCTCGAAGCCATTCCCCTGCGCGAGCTTGATCTGCCCGACTGGCTCGCCCCGGTGCGCACTGCCCTTCAGGATCTGAGCGTGCCGCTCCAGCTGACCAATCTGACCCAACTCACCTACAAAAACGCCGGCTTCGTGCGCACTGCGGCTCGCTTCGAAGGGAGCGCAACGGCGGTGCGCTTCGATCAGCTCACGACCGAAGCGGCTCCCGACAGCCCCTACCACCTGCTCAAGTTGCGCAGACCGCTCGTTGGCTTACGATTCGAGCGCTTCAGCCTGGAGTTGGGCACCCCGTCGCCAGTTCTTTAA
- a CDS encoding ComEA family DNA-binding protein, with product MHPCRSLLPLGLLLVLLVGCSSPPPPPEARAVATVTASRPPININTAILSELDTLEGQLGIPALSNRIQAARPYASTEELVSKKVLTQAQFDQVKDQVSVEEVVLTGQARDVAYLTKLGLMRGHLLVAQELLVRRRPEQALPHIGHPIEEIYLDVEDQLNERQVPEFKSALLKLQDLVRFKPTSPEIAPGLQAALAAIDRAIAAVPATERAEPAFTLQVIGGLLDAAAAEYSAAVSGNKIVAQIEYEDSRGFVLHANELFARIAPALGKSHPKSEKVLAADLRRLSSAWPGIEPPGKPILSVSEVTASIQAVERTSKAVVSA from the coding sequence ATGCATCCATGCCGCTCGCTGTTGCCCCTGGGCCTGCTGCTGGTACTGCTGGTCGGCTGCAGCAGCCCCCCCCCGCCGCCCGAGGCGCGCGCCGTCGCTACGGTAACAGCAAGCCGTCCGCCCATCAACATCAACACCGCCATCCTCTCAGAACTGGACACCCTCGAAGGCCAGCTGGGCATTCCGGCCCTCTCCAACCGCATCCAGGCCGCCCGGCCCTACGCCTCGACGGAGGAACTGGTGAGCAAAAAAGTGCTCACCCAGGCCCAGTTCGATCAAGTTAAAGACCAGGTGAGCGTCGAGGAAGTGGTCCTCACCGGTCAGGCCCGCGACGTTGCCTACCTCACCAAGCTCGGTCTGATGCGCGGCCACCTGCTGGTGGCCCAGGAACTGCTCGTGCGCCGACGGCCCGAACAGGCGCTGCCCCACATCGGCCATCCGATCGAAGAAATTTATCTCGACGTCGAAGATCAGCTCAACGAGCGCCAGGTGCCCGAATTTAAAAGTGCGCTTTTGAAGCTGCAGGATCTGGTGCGCTTTAAGCCCACCAGCCCTGAGATTGCCCCCGGCCTGCAGGCGGCCCTGGCTGCCATCGACAGGGCAATCGCGGCTGTCCCGGCGACGGAGCGGGCCGAACCCGCCTTTACCCTCCAGGTGATTGGCGGGCTTCTGGATGCGGCAGCGGCAGAATATTCCGCCGCCGTGAGCGGCAACAAGATCGTCGCCCAGATCGAGTACGAGGACTCGCGGGGCTTTGTGCTGCACGCCAACGAACTGTTCGCCCGGATCGCCCCGGCTCTGGGCAAAAGCCACCCTAAAAGCGAGAAAGTGCTCGCGGCGGACCTGCGCAGACTTTCGAGCGCCTGGCCTGGGATCGAGCCGCCCGGTAAACCCATCTTGAGCGTCAGCGAAGTCACTGCCTCGATTCAGGCGGTCGAGCGGACCAGCAAAGCAGTCGTTTCGGCGTGA
- a CDS encoding DUF4912 domain-containing protein, translated as MSPNEQWSLEELTLRQLRGVAQQYKISRYSRMTKTELIEAIQEAQVQQQTGRRTRGLEAQVEVEDSKFRVGTAEEVDLNDIDADLGDLPDGYGESRIVILPRDPQWAYVYWDVPNEHREELRRQGGQQLSLRLYDVTDLSFNGYNSHSVQEFPIDELAREWYLPISISDRDFVVDIGYRAADSRWLVLARSASVRIPPAYPSDWIDDRFITIPFDMDLRGKTVYTLVPPYASPALQGGGIGRPYGLTPHEALFEYAGGLEAAAAGSLFGSHQQLPELSISSYAVPSGIGFAAFSGALFSGALFSGASVPPGRARGFWLVADAELIIYGATEPDATVTIGGQQIDLAPDGTFRFQYAFPDGLQNFPIEAVAADGEQRRAITMRFLRQTPLRNTNTKAEIKLEAY; from the coding sequence ATGTCCCCTAACGAGCAGTGGTCCCTCGAGGAGCTGACTCTCCGGCAATTGCGGGGAGTGGCTCAGCAGTACAAGATTTCTCGCTACAGCCGAATGACCAAGACGGAACTGATCGAGGCCATTCAAGAAGCCCAGGTGCAGCAACAGACAGGAAGACGTACTCGTGGTTTGGAGGCCCAGGTGGAAGTGGAAGACAGCAAGTTTCGCGTTGGTACCGCTGAAGAAGTTGATCTCAACGACATCGACGCCGATCTAGGTGACCTGCCCGATGGATACGGCGAAAGCCGGATTGTGATTTTGCCTCGCGATCCGCAGTGGGCCTACGTTTACTGGGATGTACCGAACGAGCATCGCGAGGAGTTGCGTCGCCAGGGCGGCCAGCAGCTGTCGCTGCGGCTGTACGACGTCACCGACCTCAGCTTCAACGGCTACAACAGCCACAGTGTTCAAGAATTTCCGATCGACGAATTGGCCCGCGAGTGGTACCTGCCCATTTCGATCAGCGACCGCGACTTTGTCGTCGATATCGGCTACCGCGCCGCCGACAGCCGCTGGCTGGTCCTGGCCCGCTCCGCCTCGGTGCGCATTCCGCCCGCCTACCCCTCCGACTGGATCGACGATCGCTTCATTACGATTCCCTTCGACATGGACCTGCGCGGCAAGACCGTCTACACCCTGGTTCCTCCCTACGCCAGCCCGGCGCTGCAGGGTGGCGGCATCGGTCGCCCCTACGGTCTTACGCCCCACGAGGCGCTCTTCGAGTACGCGGGCGGCTTAGAAGCGGCAGCGGCCGGTTCGCTTTTTGGTTCCCACCAGCAGTTGCCTGAACTTTCTATCAGTTCCTATGCCGTTCCTTCGGGCATCGGCTTTGCGGCCTTCTCCGGAGCCCTCTTCTCCGGAGCGCTCTTCTCCGGTGCTTCGGTACCGCCTGGCCGCGCCCGTGGCTTCTGGCTGGTGGCCGACGCCGAGCTGATTATCTACGGTGCCACCGAGCCCGATGCCACCGTCACCATCGGCGGCCAGCAGATTGACCTGGCTCCCGACGGCACCTTCCGCTTCCAGTACGCCTTCCCCGACGGACTGCAGAACTTCCCGATCGAGGCGGTGGCAGCGGACGGCGAACAGCGCCGGGCGATCACGATGCGCTTTTTGCGCCAGACACCTCTGCGCAACACCAACACCAAGGCTGAGATCAAGCTCGAAGCCTACTAG
- a CDS encoding Crp/Fnr family transcriptional regulator, with the protein MVASLSINASLLEAFAAEERKHLQSSAQKIALRPGEAVATEGGRPLVYMVESGAFVERSYYGARTVPIVHIAGPGDLLQTNRLFATSGLYRSELRAIHLENNSLLAWPVDEFLAIVRTSPGSLLYLCGWFNQQSQASRQQLYEAVAHSAYYRLVNLLVGLANRFGYRNTNGSTVLLPLRLTVKDISECINVSRETGSSLFNKLRRRGVIGAGRFIKVELSRLSEYAATLE; encoded by the coding sequence ATGGTCGCATCTCTTTCGATTAACGCGTCGCTTCTCGAAGCGTTTGCCGCCGAAGAACGCAAACATCTACAAAGCAGTGCCCAAAAAATTGCCCTGCGCCCCGGCGAAGCAGTCGCGACCGAGGGAGGGCGTCCTCTGGTCTACATGGTAGAAAGCGGCGCGTTTGTCGAGCGCAGCTACTATGGGGCGCGCACTGTGCCGATCGTCCATATCGCAGGACCGGGGGATCTGCTGCAGACCAATCGGCTATTTGCCACCTCGGGCCTCTACCGCAGCGAACTGCGCGCCATTCACCTCGAAAACAACAGTCTGCTCGCCTGGCCGGTGGACGAATTTCTGGCAATTGTTCGTACCAGTCCCGGTAGTTTGCTGTACCTGTGCGGCTGGTTCAACCAGCAGTCCCAGGCGAGCCGCCAGCAACTGTACGAGGCGGTGGCCCACTCCGCCTATTACCGGCTGGTCAATTTGCTGGTGGGCCTTGCCAACCGCTTCGGCTACCGCAACACCAACGGCTCGACGGTGCTGTTGCCCCTCAGGCTCACGGTCAAGGACATCAGCGAGTGCATCAACGTCTCGCGCGAGACCGGCTCCAGCCTGTTTAACAAGCTCAGGCGGCGCGGGGTGATCGGGGCGGGACGGTTCATCAAGGTCGAACTGTCGCGCCTGAGCGAGTACGCCGCCACGCTCGAATAA
- a CDS encoding multicopper oxidase domain-containing protein: MKVGRRQLLGWGLAGAGVAGATALPYLLRRRSAVRIPPASGAAEVSAFNPMALLRQFDYGTLKQENGTRVREFRIEARTGRVQLNPALSFISWNFGGRIPGPTLRAQAGERVRVLFVNHGGHAHTMHFHGVHSGAMDGIRPVRDGAATIYEFDAEPFGVHLYHCHISPVARHISKGLYGMFIVDPPDGRAPADEMVLVMGGFDLYDRGRNDIYAFNGIPNYYLQHPIRIYQDQLVRLYLLNMVEWQPALTFHLHANFFRLLRTGRTLEATEEADVVTMGTAERHILEFSYRYPGAYMFHPHQDVVAENGCMGQFLVLPADGTAPAAIDTGHAHS; this comes from the coding sequence GTGAAGGTCGGCAGGCGGCAACTACTGGGTTGGGGACTGGCAGGAGCCGGGGTAGCGGGGGCGACGGCGCTGCCCTACCTGTTGCGTCGGCGCTCGGCGGTGCGCATTCCGCCTGCCAGTGGCGCTGCGGAGGTGAGCGCCTTCAACCCGATGGCGCTGTTGCGCCAGTTCGATTACGGCACGCTCAAGCAAGAAAACGGCACCCGCGTGCGCGAATTTCGGATCGAGGCGCGCACAGGCCGCGTGCAGCTCAACCCGGCCCTTTCGTTTATCAGCTGGAACTTTGGTGGCCGCATCCCCGGCCCCACCCTGCGGGCCCAGGCGGGCGAGCGGGTGCGGGTGCTGTTTGTCAACCACGGCGGCCACGCCCACACGATGCACTTTCATGGGGTCCATTCGGGTGCCATGGACGGTATCCGGCCCGTGCGCGACGGGGCGGCGACGATCTACGAGTTCGACGCTGAGCCGTTCGGCGTTCACCTCTACCACTGCCACATCTCGCCGGTGGCCCGCCACATCAGCAAAGGGCTCTACGGCATGTTCATCGTCGATCCGCCCGATGGACGCGCACCCGCCGACGAAATGGTGCTGGTGATGGGCGGCTTTGACCTTTATGACCGGGGCCGCAACGATATTTACGCTTTTAACGGCATCCCCAACTACTACCTCCAGCACCCGATCCGCATCTATCAAGACCAGCTGGTGCGGCTTTATCTGCTCAACATGGTCGAGTGGCAACCCGCCCTCACCTTTCACCTGCACGCCAACTTCTTTCGGCTCCTGCGCACGGGCCGCACCCTTGAGGCCACCGAGGAGGCGGATGTAGTGACGATGGGAACCGCCGAGCGCCACATTCTCGAATTTTCTTACCGCTATCCGGGGGCGTACATGTTTCATCCCCACCAGGATGTCGTCGCCGAAAACGGTTGCATGGGCCAGTTTCTGGTGCTGCCCGCCGACGGCACCGCTCCGGCTGCCATCGATACTGGCCATGCCCACAGTTGA
- a CDS encoding glycoside hydrolase family 57 protein, protein MPQGYLALVLHAHLPFVRHPGSDFVLEEEWLYEAITETYIPLLNMFEGLRADGIDFKMTMSMTPPLVSMLSDPYLQDKFELHLSQLEELVQKELERTKNHGHLNYLAHHYEQFFATARTTWERYDGDLVKAFRQFQDSNNLDILTCGATHGYLPLMQMYPQAVWAQLKAAFDHYCESFGREPKGIWLPECAYYAGLERMLADVGLRYFITDAHGLLYAKPRPRYGAYAPIFTTTGVAAFGRDYESSQQVWSSEVGYPGDPVYREFYKDLGYESDYEYIKPYIQPNGTRKNVGIKYHKITSRNGDLGGKDLYDPYWAREKAAEHAGNFMFNRSKQIEYLHGVMGRPPIVVSPYDAELFGHWWYEGPQFLDYLIRKSHYDQGTYQMTHLADYLTANPTQQVCHPAQSSWGAKGFHEFWLNDTNAWIYPHLHKATERMIELARREPADELEWRVLNQAAREVLLAQSSDWAFIMRTGTMVPYAVRRTRSHLLRFNRLFEAIHQGKIDSEWLQKVETVDNIFPNLNYRMYRPL, encoded by the coding sequence ATGCCCCAAGGTTATCTGGCCCTCGTTTTGCACGCCCATCTGCCCTTTGTCCGCCACCCCGGAAGCGACTTTGTACTCGAGGAAGAGTGGCTCTACGAGGCGATCACCGAGACGTACATTCCGCTTTTGAACATGTTCGAGGGCCTCAGAGCCGACGGCATCGACTTTAAGATGACGATGTCGATGACGCCGCCTCTGGTGTCGATGCTGAGCGATCCGTACCTGCAGGACAAGTTCGAGCTGCACCTGAGCCAACTGGAGGAACTGGTCCAGAAAGAGTTGGAGCGCACCAAGAACCACGGCCACCTCAACTATCTGGCCCACCACTACGAGCAATTTTTTGCCACCGCCCGCACCACCTGGGAGCGCTACGACGGCGACCTGGTCAAAGCTTTCAGACAGTTTCAAGACAGCAACAACCTCGACATCCTCACCTGCGGTGCGACCCACGGCTATCTGCCTTTGATGCAGATGTATCCCCAGGCGGTCTGGGCGCAGCTCAAAGCAGCCTTCGATCACTACTGCGAGAGCTTTGGGCGCGAACCGAAGGGCATCTGGCTACCGGAGTGCGCCTACTACGCAGGGCTGGAGCGGATGCTGGCGGATGTCGGGCTGCGCTACTTTATCACCGACGCCCACGGCCTGCTGTACGCCAAGCCCCGCCCCCGCTACGGCGCGTATGCGCCTATCTTTACCACCACCGGCGTCGCCGCCTTTGGCCGCGACTACGAATCGTCCCAGCAGGTCTGGAGTTCGGAGGTGGGCTACCCCGGCGATCCGGTCTACCGCGAATTTTACAAGGACCTGGGCTACGAGTCGGACTACGAGTACATCAAGCCCTACATCCAGCCCAACGGCACCCGCAAGAACGTCGGCATCAAGTACCACAAGATCACCTCAAGAAACGGCGATCTGGGGGGCAAAGACCTCTACGATCCCTACTGGGCGCGGGAGAAGGCGGCAGAGCACGCCGGGAACTTCATGTTCAACCGCTCCAAGCAGATCGAGTACCTGCACGGAGTGATGGGCCGACCGCCCATCGTCGTCTCCCCCTACGACGCGGAGCTGTTTGGCCACTGGTGGTACGAGGGTCCACAGTTTCTCGACTACCTCATCCGCAAGTCCCACTACGACCAGGGCACCTACCAGATGACCCATCTGGCAGATTATCTGACGGCCAACCCCACCCAGCAGGTCTGCCATCCAGCCCAGTCGAGCTGGGGAGCGAAGGGCTTTCACGAGTTCTGGCTCAACGACACCAACGCCTGGATCTATCCGCACCTGCACAAGGCCACCGAGCGGATGATCGAACTGGCCCGGCGCGAACCGGCGGACGAATTGGAGTGGCGGGTGCTCAACCAGGCCGCCCGCGAGGTGCTGCTGGCGCAATCTTCTGACTGGGCATTCATCATGCGCACGGGCACGATGGTCCCCTACGCCGTGCGCCGCACCCGCTCTCACCTGCTGCGCTTCAACCGCCTCTTTGAAGCGATCCACCAGGGCAAGATCGACTCTGAGTGGCTGCAGAAAGTCGAGACGGTCGATAACATCTTCCCAAATCTCAACTACCGCATGTACCGGCCTCTTTGA
- a CDS encoding TetR/AcrR family transcriptional regulator has translation MRFFRPALREEAIPDNRRKILDASQHLFAQQGFGNTPTSQIAKKAGIAEGTIFRYFPTKKDILVELVTSGWVSILTDLLTELSQMASYTHIEDVLRNRMRDMHQNMDMMKVCFFEAQFHPDLRDRIHGEVIERMIDVAEDFFQTAMDRGVYRRMNPKVIARVFLGMFTIAGFSQQTMGNGKGPGLSQILEMDEMVRGISDIFLHGVVAHA, from the coding sequence ATGCGCTTTTTCAGACCGGCCCTCCGCGAAGAGGCCATACCCGACAACCGCCGCAAAATCCTCGACGCCTCCCAGCACCTGTTTGCTCAGCAGGGCTTCGGCAACACGCCGACCAGTCAGATTGCCAAAAAAGCCGGTATCGCCGAAGGCACGATCTTCCGGTACTTTCCGACCAAAAAAGACATTCTCGTAGAACTTGTCACCAGTGGCTGGGTCTCGATTCTCACCGACTTGCTGACCGAGTTGAGCCAGATGGCGAGCTACACCCATATCGAAGATGTTTTGCGCAACCGGATGCGCGACATGCATCAAAACATGGACATGATGAAGGTCTGCTTTTTTGAGGCCCAGTTTCATCCGGACCTGCGCGATCGCATCCACGGCGAGGTGATCGAGCGCATGATCGACGTCGCCGAAGATTTCTTTCAGACCGCCATGGATCGCGGCGTCTATCGCCGGATGAACCCGAAGGTGATCGCCCGCGTCTTTTTGGGCATGTTCACGATCGCGGGCTTCAGCCAGCAGACGATGGGCAACGGCAAGGGGCCCGGCCTCAGCCAGATTCTTGAGATGGACGAGATGGTGCGCGGCATCAGCGACATCTTTTTACACGGCGTCGTCGCCCACGCTTAA
- a CDS encoding ABC transporter permease: MACEVESDASAALPLAERCYGLLLLAYPAEFRAEYASEMLQLFADERRDEGRRRGMVGMVQLWLRTIANVAVTATAEHWDGLRRDLSYGLQMLLARPAFAVVAIAVLAVGIGASTAFFSVIDAVLLRPLPFPGADRLVIVEQQSRGNGGGVSYPNFLDWRARNHVFSSMAVFNSGYFALRTAGPPERVAGAVVSADLFSLLGVRAQRGRTFLPVEDRLGGGPVGRAVILSDSLWQRRFGGSANVIGRALSIDGLLYTVIGVMGPQFHFPLANEPAQLWVSVAADAEPTLYGGTIPISRGYPHYRAAIARLKNTAGLEVARAELDLIARNLASTYPAYDAETGVRVTPALQWLTGTVRSPLLVLFLAVGCLLLIACTNVANLLLARASSRGREIALRAALGATRGRIARQLLTESLLLAILGGVGGIGFAWIAVEGLAGLLPAGLPRAGEIGLDGRVLSFALLLSLITGIGFGLAPTASLLRTELAGVLKQAAPSLSGGGNSLRRGLVVAEVALAMVLLVGAGLLLASFVQLLQVAPGFRAQGVLSLNIALPESTYPQRSVRVVHFYDQLLGRIRTLPGVQRATIAQSVPLSGADNGTNVELEGRPTVTGNRLTTALRFVGLDYFQTLGIPIQRGRDFLPLDDATAPERAIVNAAFVRRYFASSDPIGRRIRLGFGGKDYKQIIAVVGDVHHTSLGEAVEPEVYVPQAQYPMNEMNVLVLATGDPQRLTRAIQAIVREMDDALPVYGSRSLEELIASSLATPRFWSVLLGLFAAAALLLSAAGIYGVTEYAVAQRTREIGLRLALGATPTSVLRLVIFQGMAAVLVGVGVGALLAFVFAHFLSSQLFGISATDPLIYLIAATILTGVALVACYLPARRATRVDPMVALRCE; encoded by the coding sequence GTGGCCTGCGAAGTCGAATCGGATGCTTCTGCTGCACTGCCGCTGGCGGAGCGCTGCTACGGGCTGTTGCTTCTGGCTTATCCGGCAGAATTCCGCGCCGAGTACGCCTCTGAGATGCTCCAGCTTTTTGCGGACGAGCGGCGCGACGAGGGGCGGCGGCGGGGGATGGTGGGGATGGTGCAGCTATGGCTGCGCACGATCGCCAATGTGGCGGTCACGGCCACAGCCGAGCACTGGGACGGCCTGCGCCGCGATTTAAGCTATGGCCTGCAGATGCTTCTGGCCCGCCCTGCTTTTGCGGTGGTGGCGATCGCGGTCCTGGCGGTGGGTATCGGTGCGAGCACCGCTTTTTTTAGCGTCATCGACGCTGTGCTGTTGCGGCCTCTGCCCTTCCCAGGGGCCGATCGGCTGGTGATCGTCGAGCAGCAGAGCCGGGGCAATGGGGGCGGCGTCTCCTATCCGAACTTTCTCGATTGGCGGGCACGCAACCATGTCTTCTCAAGTATGGCGGTGTTCAATTCGGGCTATTTTGCGCTGCGCACCGCCGGGCCGCCGGAGCGGGTGGCAGGAGCGGTGGTCTCGGCGGACCTTTTCTCGCTTTTGGGCGTGCGAGCCCAACGGGGGCGGACTTTTTTACCTGTGGAGGACCGCCTCGGAGGCGGCCCGGTGGGCCGGGCGGTGATCTTGAGCGATAGCCTCTGGCAGCGCCGCTTCGGGGGCAGCGCGAATGTCATCGGGCGCGCCCTGTCCATCGATGGCCTGCTTTATACGGTGATTGGCGTCATGGGCCCGCAGTTTCATTTTCCGCTGGCGAACGAACCGGCCCAGCTGTGGGTGAGCGTGGCGGCGGATGCGGAGCCGACGCTCTACGGCGGCACCATCCCAATTAGCCGGGGCTACCCGCACTACAGGGCGGCGATTGCCCGGCTCAAGAACACCGCCGGCCTCGAAGTCGCTCGCGCCGAACTGGATCTGATCGCCCGCAACCTGGCAAGCACCTACCCGGCCTACGACGCCGAGACGGGCGTGCGCGTCACCCCGGCGCTGCAGTGGCTTACCGGTACGGTCCGCTCACCTCTACTGGTGTTGTTTCTGGCGGTCGGTTGTCTGTTGCTCATCGCCTGCACCAACGTCGCCAACTTGCTGCTCGCCCGCGCCAGCAGCCGGGGCCGGGAGATCGCCCTGCGCGCTGCCCTTGGGGCCACCCGTGGGCGGATCGCCCGGCAACTGCTCACCGAGAGTCTGCTCTTGGCCATCCTCGGCGGGGTCGGCGGCATCGGCTTTGCCTGGATCGCCGTCGAGGGGCTGGCGGGGCTTTTGCCTGCGGGCCTGCCCCGCGCCGGAGAGATCGGCCTCGATGGCCGGGTACTGAGCTTTGCACTGCTGCTCTCGCTTATCACCGGTATCGGCTTTGGCCTTGCGCCGACGGCCAGTTTGCTTAGAACCGAACTGGCCGGGGTGCTCAAGCAGGCCGCTCCCAGCCTGAGCGGCGGCGGCAACAGCCTGCGCCGGGGGCTGGTCGTTGCCGAAGTAGCCCTGGCGATGGTGCTGCTGGTCGGGGCGGGCCTGCTGTTGGCAAGCTTCGTCCAACTGCTGCAGGTCGCCCCCGGTTTTCGAGCCCAGGGGGTGTTGAGCCTGAATATTGCTCTGCCGGAGAGCACCTACCCGCAGCGCTCGGTTCGGGTTGTCCACTTCTACGACCAGTTGCTCGGGCGCATTCGCACCCTGCCGGGGGTGCAGCGGGCGACGATCGCCCAGTCGGTGCCCCTGAGCGGAGCGGACAACGGCACCAACGTCGAACTGGAGGGCCGTCCCACGGTCACAGGCAACCGGCTCACCACCGCCCTGCGCTTCGTGGGCCTCGATTATTTCCAGACACTGGGTATCCCCATTCAGCGGGGGCGGGATTTTCTGCCCCTCGACGACGCCACCGCTCCCGAGCGCGCCATCGTCAACGCTGCTTTTGTCCGGCGCTACTTTGCAAGTAGCGATCCGATAGGCAGGCGCATCCGCCTCGGTTTTGGCGGCAAAGACTACAAGCAGATCATCGCCGTCGTCGGCGACGTGCATCACACCAGCCTCGGCGAGGCCGTCGAGCCGGAGGTGTACGTCCCCCAGGCCCAGTACCCGATGAACGAGATGAACGTGCTGGTGCTGGCCACCGGCGATCCGCAGCGGCTCACAAGAGCGATCCAGGCGATCGTGCGCGAGATGGACGACGCTTTGCCGGTCTATGGCAGCCGCAGCCTCGAAGAGTTGATTGCAAGCTCGCTTGCCACTCCCCGCTTCTGGAGCGTGCTTTTGGGGCTGTTTGCCGCCGCTGCCCTGCTGCTTTCTGCGGCTGGTATCTACGGCGTCACCGAGTACGCCGTCGCCCAGCGCACCCGAGAGATTGGCCTTCGCCTCGCCCTCGGAGCGACACCGACAAGCGTGCTGCGGCTGGTAATCTTCCAGGGCATGGCGGCGGTGCTGGTGGGCGTCGGGGTGGGTGCCCTGCTCGCCTTCGTTTTTGCGCACTTTCTCAGTAGCCAGCTTTTTGGGATCAGCGCCACCGACCCGCTTATCTATCTCATTGCCGCCACTATCTTGACGGGCGTCGCACTTGTAGCCTGCTACTTGCCTGCCCGGCGCGCCACCCGCGTCGATCCGATGGTGGCTTTGCGCTGCGAGTAG
- a CDS encoding YbjN domain-containing protein: MTTHAGSVSSEELQLSTHREEVEAVIDSLAVEGSVRFTQLPESDQGLMWIFKYGTVRVFVVMSGETDDDTLTIWAPVLKLPVAPDKSTALFEQLLRSNWLETWEARFCLREDEVALHTMRTLDSIDPAEISRAITIVATLADEYDEVLIEQFGGGAP; this comes from the coding sequence ATGACCACGCACGCAGGATCCGTCAGCAGCGAGGAATTACAGCTGAGCACTCACCGCGAGGAAGTGGAGGCTGTCATCGACAGCCTGGCCGTCGAGGGATCGGTTCGCTTTACCCAACTGCCGGAGAGCGACCAGGGACTGATGTGGATCTTCAAGTACGGCACGGTCCGGGTCTTCGTCGTCATGAGCGGCGAGACCGACGACGACACGCTCACCATCTGGGCTCCTGTGCTCAAGTTGCCCGTAGCACCCGACAAGAGCACGGCCCTATTCGAGCAACTGCTGCGCTCTAACTGGCTTGAGACCTGGGAGGCGCGCTTCTGCCTGCGCGAGGACGAGGTGGCACTGCACACCATGCGCACCCTCGACAGCATCGATCCCGCCGAGATCTCGCGGGCAATCACAATCGTCGCGACCCTGGCGGACGAATACGACGAGGTGCTCATCGAGCAGTTCGGCGGCGGCGCTCCCTAG
- a CDS encoding rhodanese-like domain-containing protein, whose protein sequence is MTYQEISVAELKRKLAASTSEIQFIDVREPDELEQSKLERFINLPLSQYQEWSPRLDAILDPAKETIVLCHHGMRSADMCSYLLRRGFNNVKNVQGGIHAYALYVDQSVPQYF, encoded by the coding sequence ATGACCTATCAGGAAATTTCGGTTGCCGAACTGAAGCGGAAGCTGGCAGCCTCCACCAGCGAGATCCAGTTCATCGATGTACGCGAGCCGGATGAGCTGGAACAATCGAAGCTTGAGCGGTTTATCAACCTCCCCCTCAGCCAGTATCAGGAGTGGTCACCCAGGCTCGACGCGATTCTCGATCCGGCCAAAGAGACGATCGTGCTCTGCCACCACGGAATGCGCTCGGCGGACATGTGCTCGTACCTGTTGCGGCGCGGTTTTAATAACGTCAAGAACGTCCAGGGCGGCATCCACGCCTACGCACTGTACGTCGATCAAAGCGTGCCCCAGTATTTTTGA